The DNA window CCGGCCGCGCGCTCCGCTACGAGGTCGACCGCAAGCGCGGCTACTGATGAGCGTACGGGCCGGAGTCTACGTGGCTCTGATCCCGACGCGGATGACTTCGCCCCGCTTGGCGAGCCGAACGAGCGGGAGCGTCACCTCGAGGAAGAGCTTGAGCACGCCGTAGACCGGGCGCCGCTCGGCGAGGCGGGCGAGGGCGGGCCAGCCGCGGTCGCGGAGCCAGAAGCCGAGGCTCCAGAGGTAGTAGCGGGGCTTGGCGCCGTGCCAGCACCACGCCACGCGGCCGCCGGCCTGTTCGACCGCGCGCTCGAGCGTCTCGGGCGAGAAATGCGAGAGGTGGCGCGGCAGCTCGAGCCCCGACCACGCTCTACCGAAGATCGCCGCGCCGGCGCCGCCGGCGTTCGGCACCTCGATGATCAAGAGCCCGCCGGGCGCCAGCCATCCGAGCGCGCGGCGGATCACGGCGACGGGATCAGGCACGTGCTCGAGGACGTGGAAGGCCGTCACCACGTCGAAGCGCCCCGAGGCGAACGGCGCCGTCAGCACGTCGCCCACGTGGAGCTCGTCGGTGAAGCGCCGGGCCTTCGCAGCGGCCGCCTCGTCAACCTCGATGCCCGCCACCTTCCAGCCGAGCGCGTGGGCGACACCGAGCGCGCCACCCGACCCGCAGCCCACGTCGAGGTAGCGCCCCTGCCCCGTCCACGGCGGGCAGTCCCAGCGGATCTTTCGCACCATCCGGCGCCCGCGGAGTCGCGTCAGCAGTCCAACGGAAGCGTCGCGGAGCTGCGCGTAGCCGAGCGCGCTCGCGAGCGCCCAGCGCGCCGCCTTGACGCGGCCGGGCGAGCCCTTGAAGGGAATCCGGGGCGACGGCTCCTGGTGCCGCGGGTAGTGGTCGGGGTAGCAGTCGGCGAGATGGGCGTCGGCGACGCGCGGCTTCTGGTAGAGGAAGCCGCAGCCACGACAGCGCGCGACGGTGTAGATCCCGGGAACGGCGAAGGCGCGGTCGGCGGTGGTCCAGAGCGGATCCGCGGCGGCCTCGCCGCAGAGGAAGCACGGGGCGTCGACGGTCGTGAGCCCCGGGCGAGTCCCGACTACTTCTTGGAGATCAGCCAATGCCCCACGGCCACGTGCGGCAGGCCGGAGCGCTCGAAGGTGTCCACCGCGTCCGCGGCGCTGCACACCACCGGCTCGCCGTGGAGGTTGAACGATGTGTTCAGCACGGCGCCCACGCC is part of the Candidatus Methylomirabilota bacterium genome and encodes:
- a CDS encoding class I SAM-dependent methyltransferase — its product is MADLQEVVGTRPGLTTVDAPCFLCGEAAADPLWTTADRAFAVPGIYTVARCRGCGFLYQKPRVADAHLADCYPDHYPRHQEPSPRIPFKGSPGRVKAARWALASALGYAQLRDASVGLLTRLRGRRMVRKIRWDCPPWTGQGRYLDVGCGSGGALGVAHALGWKVAGIEVDEAAAAKARRFTDELHVGDVLTAPFASGRFDVVTAFHVLEHVPDPVAVIRRALGWLAPGGLLIIEVPNAGGAGAAIFGRAWSGLELPRHLSHFSPETLERAVEQAGGRVAWCWHGAKPRYYLWSLGFWLRDRGWPALARLAERRPVYGVLKLFLEVTLPLVRLAKRGEVIRVGIRAT